Proteins from a single region of Manis javanica isolate MJ-LG chromosome 5, MJ_LKY, whole genome shotgun sequence:
- the JCHAIN gene encoding immunoglobulin J chain produces MKNHLLFWGVFAIFVKAVLVTAQDEDEMTVLVDNKCKCARITSRIIPSPEDPSQDIVERNIRIIVPLNNRENISDPTSPLRTNFVYHLSDLCKKCDPIEVELDNQIVIASQSNICDEDSETCYTYDRNKCYTNRVPLTYGGKTKVVETALTPDSCYPD; encoded by the exons ATGAAGAACCATTTGCTTTTCTGGGGAGTCTTCGCCATTTTTGTTAAGGCTGTTCTTGTGACAG CCCAAGATGAAGATGAAATGACTGTTCTTGTTGATAACAAATGTAAGTGCGCCCGGATCACGTCCAGAATCATCCCTTCTCCCGAAGATCCTAGTCAAGATATAGTGGAGAGAAACATCAGAATTAT tgTTCCTCTGAACAACAGGGAGAATATCTCGGATCCCACTTCACCACTGAGAACCAATTTTGTGTACCATTTGTCTGACCT ctgtAAAAAATGTGATCCTATAGAAGTGGAGCTGGATAATCAAATAGTTATTGCCTCCCAGAGCAACATCTGTGATGAAGACAGTGAAACCTGCTACACTTATGACAGAAACAAGTGCTACACAAATAGGGTCCCACTTACCTATGGTGGTAAGACCAAAGTTGTGGAAACAGCTTTGACCCCAGATTCCTGCTATCCTGACTAA